One Salvelinus fontinalis isolate EN_2023a chromosome 27, ASM2944872v1, whole genome shotgun sequence genomic region harbors:
- the LOC129825681 gene encoding golgin subfamily A member 6-like protein 24 yields MKIVFNTRGWEENDSSFPRQQLQQSWEEGEEEENDSSFPRQQLQQSWEEEGEEEEEENDSSFPRQQLQQSWEEEGEEEEEEENDSSFPRQQLQQSWEEEEEEEEENDSSFPRQQLQQSWEEEGEEEENDSSFPRQQLQQSWEEEGEEEEENDSSFPRQQLQQSWEEKEEKENDSSFPRQQLQQSWEEEGEEEEEENDSSFPRQQLQQSWEEEEEEEENDSSFPRQQLQQSWEEEEEEENDSSFPRQQLQQSWEEEGEEEEEENDSSFPRQQLQQSWEEKEEEENDSSFPRQQLQQSWEEEGEEEEEENDSSFPTQQLQQSWEEEGEEEEEENDSSFPRQQLQQSWEEGEEEENDSSFPRQQLQQSWEEEGEEEEEEEENDSSFPRQQLQQSWEEEGEGEEEEENDSSFPRQQLQQSWEEKEEEENDSSFPRQQLHWEEEGEEEEEENDSSFPRQQLQQSWEEEEEEEEEENDSSFPRQQLQQSWEEEGEEEEEEEENDSSFPRQQLQQSWEE; encoded by the exons ATGAAGATAGTATTCAACACCAGAGGCTGG GAGGAGAACGATAGCAGCTTCCCGAGACAGCAGCTCCAGCAAAgctgggaggagggggaggaggaggagaacgataGCAGCTTCCCGAGACAGCAGCTCCAGCAAagctgggaggaggagggggaggaggaggaggaggagaacgataGCAGCTTCCCGAGACAGCAGCTCCAGCAAagctgggaggaggagggggaggaggaggaggaggaggagaacgataGCAGCTTCCCGAGACAGCAGCTCCAGCAaagctgggaggaggaggaggaggaggaggaggagaacgataGCAGCTTCCCGAGACAGCAGCTCCAGCAAagctgggaggaggagggggaggaggaggagaacgataGCAGCTTCCCGAGACAGCAGCTCCAGCAAagctgggaggaggagggggaggaggaggaggagaacgataGCAGCTTCCCGAGACAGCAGCTCCAGCAAAgctgggaggagaaggaggagaaggagaacgaTAGCAGCTTCCCGAGACAGCAGCTCCAGCAAagctgggaggaggagggggaggaggaggaggaggagaacgataGCAGCTTCCCGAGACAGCAGCTCCAGCAaagctgggaggaggaggaggaggaggaggagaacgataGCAGCTTCCCGAGACAGCAGCTCCAGCAaagctgggaggaggaggaggaggaggagaacgataGCAGCTTCCCGAGACAGCAGCTCCAGCAAagctgggaggaggagggggaggaggaggaggaggagaacgataGCAGCTTCCCGAGACAGCAGCTCCAGCAAAgctgggaggagaaggaggaggaggagaacgataGCAGCTTCCCGAGACAGCAGCTCCAGCAAagctgggaggaggagggggaggaggaggaggaggagaacgataGCAGCTTCCCGACACAGCAGCTCCAGCAAagctgggaggaggagggggaggaggaggaggaggagaacgataGCAGCTTCCCGAGACAGCAGCTCCAGCAAAgctgggaggagggggaggaggaggagaacgataGCAGCTTCCCGAGACAGCAGCTCCAGCAAagctgggaggaggagggggaggaggaggaggaggaggaggagaacgataGCAGCTTCCCGAGACAGCAGCTCCAGCAAagctgggaggaggagggggagggggaggaggaggaggagaacgataGCAGCTTCCCGAGACAGCAGCTCCAGCAAAgctgggaggagaaggaggaggaggagaacgataGCAGCTTCCCGAGACAGCAGCTCCA ctgggaggaggagggggaggaggaggaggaggagaacgataGCAGCTTCCCGAGACAGCAGCTCCAGCAaagctgggaggaggaggaggaggaggaggaggaggagaacgataGCAGCTTCCCGAGACAGCAGCTCCAGCAAagctgggaggaggagggggaggaggaggaggaggaggaggagaacgataGCAGCTTCCCGAGACAGCAGCTCCAGCAAAGctgggaggagtag